Proteins from a single region of Amycolatopsis sp. CA-230715:
- a CDS encoding VC0807 family protein codes for MSPKLRATLPLLLDLVVPIGGYFLLSKVFGVAEIWALAISGMATGVATIVNTVRARKIDAFGLLILIELALSLVLLVVTDDPRIILLKPGFLIGVAGIYALVTCFAGKPLVYESGKPFATKGDPAMLAAYERAWDRSARFRGTVRGVTAVWAAAFLADAVLRTIIVLSYSAQEIDQSFLLSQAPLIVLLVLAVGYTRARMRPLRPLVESHLDPAIR; via the coding sequence ATGAGCCCGAAACTGCGCGCCACCCTGCCACTGCTCCTCGATCTCGTGGTGCCGATCGGCGGTTATTTCCTGCTCAGCAAGGTTTTCGGGGTCGCCGAGATCTGGGCGCTGGCGATCTCGGGCATGGCCACCGGCGTCGCCACGATCGTCAACACCGTGCGAGCGCGGAAGATCGACGCCTTCGGGCTGCTGATCCTGATCGAGCTGGCGCTCTCGCTCGTGCTGCTGGTGGTCACCGACGACCCGAGGATCATCCTGCTCAAACCCGGTTTCCTGATCGGCGTCGCCGGGATCTACGCGCTGGTGACCTGCTTCGCGGGCAAACCGCTGGTGTACGAGTCGGGGAAACCGTTCGCCACCAAGGGAGATCCCGCGATGCTCGCCGCGTACGAGCGGGCGTGGGACCGCTCGGCGCGGTTCCGCGGCACCGTGCGCGGGGTGACCGCAGTGTGGGCGGCGGCTTTCCTCGCCGACGCGGTGCTGCGCACGATCATCGTGCTCAGCTACAGCGCGCAGGAGATCGACCAGTCGTTCCTGCTGTCGCAGGCGCCGCTCATCGTGCTGCTCGTGCTGGCGGTCGGCTACACCCGCGCCCGCATGCGCCCGCTACGGCCCCTCGTCGAATCCCACCTCGACCCGGCGATCCGCTGA